A stretch of the Clostridiales bacterium genome encodes the following:
- a CDS encoding lamin tail domain-containing protein — protein sequence MENRTGNPEQGRRTASRATKLRRRKQRMNFLLLAGAVAALLLLIFEVPKWMTGSYLFEPLRRATYSAGTESGLVESTGDERVGEYAGLVISEVMPANATAVTDENGKFPDWLEVWNSTDHRINLEGVGLSDKGDRIRFLFPAISLEQDGRVTVFCDNTNQASPDRPFHAKFQLSSVGETVYLFDPNAYLIDSVTYKIIGSDESWALTGGEYTSTAWFSPGFENTEAGHLAYRESVTAADGSVLINEVMADPLTGIRDDDGELCDWIELYNTTGNAISLDKFALSDNEGKPLKWRFPDGARIEAHGYYLVLCTGKDRMDTKMERVPHSNFRISAEKETIILADSQGRVVDRVMIDNLPQDCSWGRNEQNQMQVFQMPTPTLPDNEAGFNQMDLNLRAMNRTGVWISEVLASNNQVSTYAGTENKDWVEIYNSSDTAVDISGWGLSDNLGRGRKWQFPAGTLIAPGEYKVILCDGNTAKASAAEPHTSFRIGRNAGEIITLADPAGNVLDKIVLPEMKTDISYGRTLGIAGLFYYETPTPFRANGTGFSGFASTPSFSVEPGLYYTTQYVEILVPEGTQVFYTTDGSVPTQASTPYTAGTRLELNQYANVLRARAFSTGLTQPSEILTGTWFVNVYHALPVASVVTDPNNLWDEEWGMLTIGKDAIKEPGKLPFPNTVYRKVKDKGIKYDCHVELFDRSGNTLLSQGAEIGLMGDYSLDMPQKSFKFRARSVYGAKTFQAKLFEDRLYTEYKGFVLRNSGNDSMFTRMQDGFQGKLMDFCGATIAHQAWEPYAVYLNGIYWGHMNLRERTDRFMIAQFEGLSLEDADQMDLLQGSGSVKYGSNKEFKAMIKKMKAGNPAKNPEDLQYILDNVDVDNLFEYMAFEMFFGNSDIGNTRFYRLKTEGSKWRWILYDVDYGLYTSDFNSPWSYTKAKGMGQKYIDNTIFMKLLSVPEYKERYLTKFGEIFQKLTTRKMLEILDDTVKIIEPEMKNHWARWGEENDKMVISDVPVTSDGAYRYWEKRVERLRNVCRKRPNKLWGFAQDAFNLTDAEMVKYFGPRPEMPPDAI from the coding sequence ATGGAAAACAGGACCGGAAACCCGGAACAGGGACGCCGTACGGCTTCCCGGGCAACCAAACTCCGCCGGAGGAAACAGCGCATGAATTTCCTCCTGCTCGCGGGTGCGGTGGCTGCCCTGCTGCTGCTGATTTTTGAAGTCCCGAAATGGATGACCGGCAGCTATCTCTTTGAGCCGCTCCGCCGGGCGACCTATTCCGCCGGAACGGAATCCGGCCTGGTGGAAAGCACGGGCGACGAGCGCGTCGGCGAATATGCCGGGCTGGTCATCAGCGAAGTGATGCCTGCGAACGCGACAGCCGTTACAGACGAGAATGGAAAATTCCCGGACTGGCTGGAAGTATGGAACAGCACCGACCACCGGATTAACCTGGAGGGCGTCGGCCTGAGCGACAAGGGAGACCGGATCCGTTTCCTGTTCCCCGCCATCAGCCTGGAGCAGGACGGCCGGGTGACGGTATTCTGCGACAATACCAACCAGGCGAGCCCGGACCGGCCTTTCCACGCGAAATTCCAGCTGAGCAGCGTCGGTGAGACCGTTTACCTGTTCGACCCGAATGCCTACCTGATTGACAGCGTCACATATAAAATTATCGGCAGTGACGAAAGCTGGGCCCTGACCGGCGGGGAGTATACGTCCACCGCCTGGTTCAGCCCCGGCTTTGAAAATACCGAAGCCGGCCACCTGGCTTACCGCGAGAGCGTTACCGCGGCGGACGGCTCCGTGCTCATCAACGAAGTGATGGCGGACCCGCTGACCGGCATCCGCGATGACGACGGTGAACTGTGCGACTGGATTGAGCTGTACAATACCACCGGAAACGCGATCAGCCTGGACAAGTTCGCACTGAGCGACAATGAAGGGAAACCGCTGAAGTGGCGCTTCCCGGACGGCGCGAGGATCGAGGCACACGGATACTACCTGGTGCTGTGCACCGGCAAGGACCGGATGGATACCAAAATGGAACGTGTTCCGCACTCGAACTTCCGGATCAGCGCGGAGAAGGAAACGATCATCCTGGCGGACAGCCAGGGCCGGGTTGTGGACCGGGTGATGATTGACAACCTGCCGCAGGACTGCAGCTGGGGACGGAATGAGCAGAACCAGATGCAGGTGTTCCAGATGCCGACGCCCACCCTGCCGGACAACGAAGCCGGCTTCAACCAGATGGACCTGAACCTGCGGGCGATGAACCGGACCGGGGTCTGGATCAGCGAAGTGCTGGCCAGCAACAACCAGGTGTCCACCTACGCGGGCACGGAGAACAAGGACTGGGTGGAAATCTACAATTCCTCCGACACGGCGGTGGATATCTCCGGGTGGGGACTGAGCGACAACCTGGGACGCGGACGGAAATGGCAGTTTCCGGCCGGCACCCTGATTGCCCCCGGGGAATACAAGGTGATCCTCTGCGACGGGAATACCGCGAAGGCGTCGGCCGCCGAGCCGCATACCTCTTTCCGGATCGGCCGGAATGCCGGCGAGATCATCACCCTGGCGGACCCGGCCGGGAATGTACTGGACAAGATTGTACTGCCGGAGATGAAGACGGATATTTCATACGGCCGGACCCTGGGGATCGCAGGGCTTTTTTATTATGAGACGCCGACTCCGTTCCGGGCAAACGGAACCGGCTTCAGCGGCTTTGCCTCCACCCCCTCCTTCAGTGTGGAACCGGGGCTGTATTACACCACCCAGTATGTGGAGATCCTGGTTCCGGAAGGCACCCAGGTGTTCTACACGACGGACGGATCCGTCCCGACGCAGGCGTCCACCCCGTACACGGCGGGAACGCGGCTGGAGCTGAACCAGTATGCGAACGTCCTGCGCGCACGGGCTTTTTCCACGGGGCTTACGCAGCCCAGCGAGATCCTGACCGGCACCTGGTTTGTCAACGTCTACCATGCCCTGCCGGTGGCGTCCGTGGTGACCGACCCGAACAACCTCTGGGATGAGGAATGGGGCATGCTGACGATCGGGAAGGATGCCATTAAGGAACCCGGCAAGCTGCCTTTCCCGAACACCGTATACCGGAAGGTGAAGGACAAGGGCATCAAATATGACTGCCATGTGGAACTGTTCGACCGGAGCGGCAACACCCTGCTGAGCCAGGGGGCCGAGATCGGCCTGATGGGCGACTATTCCCTGGATATGCCGCAGAAAAGCTTCAAATTCCGCGCCCGGAGCGTTTACGGCGCGAAGACGTTCCAGGCCAAGCTGTTTGAAGACCGGCTCTATACGGAATACAAGGGCTTCGTCCTGCGGAACAGCGGGAACGACAGCATGTTCACCCGCATGCAGGACGGATTCCAGGGCAAGCTGATGGACTTCTGCGGGGCCACGATTGCCCACCAGGCCTGGGAACCGTACGCGGTCTACCTGAACGGGATTTACTGGGGGCACATGAACCTGCGTGAACGGACCGACCGGTTCATGATTGCCCAGTTTGAAGGCCTCTCCCTGGAAGACGCGGACCAGATGGACCTGCTCCAGGGCAGCGGCAGCGTGAAGTACGGGTCCAACAAGGAATTCAAGGCCATGATCAAGAAGATGAAGGCCGGGAATCCCGCCAAGAACCCGGAAGACCTGCAGTACATCCTGGACAATGTGGACGTGGACAACCTGTTCGAATACATGGCGTTCGAGATGTTCTTCGGCAACAGCGATATCGGCAACACCCGCTTCTACCGGCTGAAAACGGAGGGAAGCAAATGGCGCTGGATCCTGTACGACGTGGATTACGGCCTGTACACCTCGGACTTCAACAGCCCGTGGAGCTACACCAAGGCCAAGGGCATGGGCCAGAAATATATCGACAACACCATTTTCATGAAGCTGCTGAGCGTACCGGAATACAAGGAACGCTACCTGACCAAATTCGGGGAGATCTTCCAGAAACTGACCACCCGGAAGATGCTGGAAATCCTGGACGACACGGTCAAGATCATCGAACCGGAAATGAAGAA